A single genomic interval of Lepisosteus oculatus isolate fLepOcu1 chromosome 12, fLepOcu1.hap2, whole genome shotgun sequence harbors:
- the igfbp5b gene encoding insulin-like growth factor-binding protein 5b, whose translation MILGFFMLVTFFLGLSGCLGSYVPCEPCDQKALSMCPPVPVGCQLVKEPGCGCCLTCALSEGQACGVYTGTCTHGLRCLPRSGEEKPLHALLHGRGVCTNEKGYKPHHQPIERESREHEEPVTAEITEDLHPAKVPLHPKDPIRGKKAEALRKEKKRLQEKSRSVGNLDYSPLPIDKHEPEFGPCRRKLDGIIQKMKDTSRIMALSLYLPNCDKRGFFKRKQCKPSRGRKRGICWCVDKYGVQLPGTDYSGGDIQCKDLENSNINE comes from the exons ATGATCCTCGGGTTTTTTATGTTGGTGACATTTTTCTTGGGACTGTCTGGGTGCCTAGGGTCTTATGTGCCTTGCGAGCCCTGTGATCAAAAAGCCCTTTCAATGTGCCCGCCGGTCCCGGTCGGCTGCCAACTTGTTAAGGAGCCTGGCTGCGGGTGCTGCCTGACCTGCGCTTTATCAGAAGGTCAGGCGTGTGGTGTGTATACCGGAACATGCACGCACGGGCTCCGGTGCTTGCCTCGGAGCGGTGAGGAAAAGCCGCTTCACGCCCTTTTGCATGGCAGGGGAGTCTGCACAAATGAGAAAGGATACAAACCGCACCATCAACCGATTG agcGAGAATCACGAGAACATGAAGAACCAGTGACAGCTGAAATCACAGAGGACCTGCACCCTGCCAAAGTGCCTCTCCATCCTAAAGACCCCATCCGTGGCAAGAAGGCAGAAGCGCTGCGTAAGGAAAAGAAGAGACTGCAGGAAAAATCCCGATCTGTTGGCAATTTAGATTACTCTCCACTCCCCATTGACAAGCATGAGCCAGAATTT GGTCCCTGTCGAAGAAAGCTTGATGGAATTATCCAAAAGATGAAAGATACGTCTCGGATTATGGCCCTGTCTTTGTATCTTCCAAACTGTGACAAAAGGGGCTTCTTCAAGCGCAAACAG TGTAAGCCATCCCGTGGGCGAAAACGAGGAATATGCTGGTGTGTGGACAAGTACGGGGTTCAGCTGCCGGGCACTGACTACAGTGGAGGAGACATCCAATGTAAGGACCTGGAGAATAGCAACATCAATGAGTGA